In one Paraburkholderia megapolitana genomic region, the following are encoded:
- a CDS encoding GH12 family glycosyl hydrolase domain-containing protein, with product MSLFVLVAGAFCASAAHAQTCLDGQYSSLSQGAYTLQNDEWGLNGDSGGWQQICSGSASSGSFSSTWYWSSGTGSIKAYPGIYRGWQDGGSWSPDAGGFPQQISVQGSMPTSVSFSMSGNNQYDAAYDLFFSPSTNPGSPSAEMMVWLSYSGNQPAGSKVASGVSLGGMSGTWDVWSGNVGWPVYTFVRDTQVTSFSGNLQPFVYYLSYTNSWLNRSWYEMDIQFGAEIIQSNGANGSINVSNFSASAN from the coding sequence GTGTCATTGTTCGTTCTCGTGGCTGGGGCCTTCTGCGCATCGGCAGCTCATGCGCAAACCTGTCTCGATGGGCAGTACAGCAGCCTGTCTCAAGGTGCCTACACGTTGCAAAACGACGAATGGGGGTTGAACGGCGATTCGGGCGGATGGCAGCAGATCTGCAGCGGTAGCGCGAGCTCGGGTAGCTTCAGTTCCACCTGGTACTGGTCCAGCGGGACCGGTTCGATCAAGGCCTATCCAGGCATCTATCGCGGCTGGCAGGACGGCGGCAGCTGGTCGCCCGACGCCGGCGGTTTCCCGCAGCAAATTTCGGTGCAGGGATCGATGCCGACGAGCGTTTCGTTCAGTATGAGCGGCAACAATCAGTACGATGCTGCTTACGATCTGTTCTTCAGTCCGAGTACCAATCCCGGCTCTCCTTCTGCGGAGATGATGGTGTGGCTCAGCTATTCGGGCAATCAACCGGCGGGCAGCAAGGTTGCATCCGGAGTGAGCCTGGGTGGAATGAGCGGGACGTGGGATGTGTGGTCGGGGAATGTGGGCTGGCCTGTCTACACCTTCGTCCGCGATACGCAGGTGACGAGCTTTAGCGGGAATCTGCAGCCGTTTGTCTACTACCTGAGCTATACGAATTCGTGGTTGAACAGGAGCTGGTATGAGATGGACATCCAGTTCGGTGCGGAGATCATTCAGAGCAACGGTGCGAATGGGTCGATCAACGTGTCGAATTTTTCTGCATCGGCGAATTGA